The genomic interval CTGTCTACCTTTGGGAAATCATGAGAGCCGCTGGGAAAAGATCTGGCAGAAATTGCAGGCACCTGAAGTGCCCAGGAGCTTATTGAAGCAGCTAGTTAGGGCGTATTCTGCTCCCAATCGCTTCTATCACAACCTCAGCCATATTCAGGATTGCCTCTCCAAGTTTGACCACATCAACGCCTTAGCAACTGACCCAGCGGAAGTTGAACTGGCAATCTGGTTTCATGATGCGATTTACAACCCCAAAAGAAACGATAACGAGCAAAGAAGTGCAATTTGGGCAAAAGCCGCGATCGCCCAGGCTGGATTGCATCCAGGGATTGCTGAAAGAGTTTCAGATTTAATTCTCGCCACAGAGCATCATACCGAAGTAAGGGGTAGAGATGCCCAGGTGATGGTTGATATCGACCTCTCAATTTTGGGGAGCGAGGAGAATATTTTCTGGCAGTATGACGCAAACATTCGGAAGGAATATGCCTGGGTTCCAGACCCAATTTTTAAGCAGAAGCGAATCGAGATTCTGCGCGGCTTCTTGAGTCGCTCATCCATCTACAACCTTGAGGAATATCAAGCCAGATTTGAGGAAAAAGCACGGGCGAATCTGGAGCGGGCGATCGTCCGCTGGTCATCGTCGCGTTCAGATGGGTAAGCTTGAAAAGAAAGCACCTGGGTCGATTTTAGATTTTAGATTTTAGACTTTTAAGGGTTACGGACTGAGTTAACAAGCTGGCAGCCATTTTCACGCACACTTACCACACCCTACACCCCACACCCAAACCACAAAACTGTGACTTACTGATCTGAATACCCTATAAGTGTAAATTAATTGACAAGCTTGTATTACGTATGTAGTATATGTAATATAACACGTCTTCTTTTCATCCCCCATCCTTCCTCCCTCCTCCCCCCTCCCTCATTCCCCTTTTTCTAGTCGAGAGGCGATCGTTATGTCTTACGAAACCCTGAAAATCTCTACGCCTCATCCTGTTCTTTCCTGGGCAAACCATGAATTGGGTGGGGACGAACTCAAAATGGCTAAAAACGTTGCTTCCTTGCCCTTTGTGTTTAAGCATGTGGCGTTAATGCCTGATGTCCACCTGGGTAAGGGAGCGCTGGTTGGTTCTGTTGTTGCCACCAAAGATGCCATTATTCCCGCCGCCGTTGGGGTAGACATTGGCTGCGGCATGTGTGCCATCAAAACCCCCTTTGTGGCAGACCAACTGGAAGGTAAGCTGAAGCAAATCCGCCAGGACATTGAAGCCCTGATTCCGGTTGGCTTCAATGAAAATAAAACCGTGGAAAAGGATGTGTCCAACTGGCAGGGTTGGCGTAACTTTAAAGACTTGCATACTGGCGTTCAACGGCTGGAAAGCAAAGCCATGAAGCAGATGGGATCTCTGGGGGGTGGCAACCACTTCATTGAGGTCTGTCTGGATGCGAACAACCAGGTGTGGTTAATGCTGCATTCTGGCTCGCGCAACATTGGCAATATGCTGGCACAGAACCATATCAACACGGGCAAAGAACTGGCAAGACTAGCGGGCAGACAAGTTACCCGATCCAGATCTGGCATACTTCGTCGCTGGAACCCCCGAATTTGCCGCCTACTGGCGTGACCTTCAGTGGGCACAGGACTATGCCCGCATGAACCGGGAAGTTATGATGGCTCGTTTCCAACGGGTGATTGAAAAGCACCTGGTAGGTGGGAAGCCAACTAAGCCCCTGCTGTCTGTGAACTGCCACCATAACTATGCCGAGAAGGAAGTTCACTATGGCGAGGAAGTTTATGTTACCCGCAAGGGTGCAGTTCGTGCCCGTGAAACCGATTACGGCATCATTCCCGGTTCAATGGGGGCAAAGTCCTACATTGTTAAAGGCAAGGGAAATTCGGAAAGCTACTGTTCTTGCAGCCACGGTGCTGGACGAGCGATGTCTCGGAATAAGGCAAAGAACGCTTTCACCCTGGATGACCTGATTAAGCAAACCCAGGGGGTAGAGTGCCGCAAGGATGAGGGAGTTTTGGACGAAATTCCCGCCGCCTATAAGTCGATCGACCAGGTGATGGCAAATCAGTCTGACCTGGTGGAGGTCGTGGCAACCCTGAAACAAGTGGTTTGTGTTAAGGGCTAGAACGTTGGTACAGAAACCGGGTTTCTCGAAATACTGTAGCGATGCTCTAGTGCACTAGGGCAGGAGGCAGAAAGAAATCGGCAGGCTTCTTTTTGCTTCTGCCCTCTGCCCTCTGCCTTAAATCAACAAACTTGTAGCTTCACCCAATATTCAACGGTGCGTTACGGCTGGATACTCCCTGTCGATGAGTTGATGCTTGAACAAATCTGGGTTAGCGGTTCCTGAGCGAACTCCTTCAACTGAACGGATGTGAGTAAATTAGTCCAACTCGTTTGCAGGGAAGAATCCTGAGGGTTGATGCAGCGCTGGTGTGCCAGGATAGCGATCGCATCCTGCCAGATACCTGCACCAGCGTAGAGAGTTGCCTGTTCTTTAGGGGAGGCATTTTTCAACTGGGCTGCAAGGGATGAATCGGGCTTAATTCGCTGCACCACTCCCTCTACAAAGGGATTATTAGAGGGTTGGTTAGGATCACAGATAATGGAAAACTGCCAGTAAAAATCTTTATCGGATTCCAATACGGAGGCAGCCACTGCTTCAGGCACCCGGAAGCCAACAACTCCTCCCTCTCCTGTCAAATTCAGGGTGGATTGATAAAGCTTTTGGTCATTGGCATCAAGTAAAGCAAATTCTGCTGTACGGGCTTTTGTGGGGGGAACGTACCACAGGAAGGTGGGGGTGTTTGATGTTGTGGCACTAAACCCATCCATTGGTGTTAATGGCATCAAACCCTTTTGTCCTTGCATACAGGTTCCGCGTGTTCCGGCTCCTTCCCGTCGTCCTGGTAAGCCACGCTTGGGCGGGTTGTAATTTTGAGCCATTGCCAGCAGAGGCATGCCAGCAATCACAAAACCAAGGAGCAACATTAGGGAGGCAGTAAGGGGTTTGAGTCGAAACATATCAGTAGGGGTGTGGGGTGTGGGGCTAGGTGGTAGGTGGTAGGTGGTAGGTGGTAGGTGGTAGGGAAAGATAAAGGAGGTGTCAGGGGTTGCTTTGTTGGCGGGTTCGAATCTCTTAAATTTAGATTCAAGTCAGGGAGAGCGAAATCCGAAAAGTTGAGGCAGTAAACAGTGAACAGTGTGTCAGTGAACAGTGTGTCAGTGGACAGTGGGCAGTAAGCTGATGCCCAATGCCTGACACCTACCACCTACCACCTACCACCTACCACCTACCACCTAAATTTCTTCGATCGCTTCCGATACCTGAATGTTCCCGTCTATACACGGGGTTTGATTTTCTGAGCGATCGTCACTGGGGCGATCGATAGAAGTGGGAAAACAATTTGCCGCGTATCCCAACACTCGGTATACATCAACCATCTGCTGTTTACCCTTCAGCGCCAAAAGCCCCCAAGGTTCCACCTCGAATCGATCCTTTAAGTAAATCAGGGTATCTTTTGCAATCAAAATCCGGCAGAGACTCATTTGGCGATCTTTTTCGTAGCTCTCCAGGCGGGCAGCAATGTTCACACTGTCTCCAATAACGCCATACTCCAGGCGATCTTTGCCACCCAAACTACCTGCTACGATAGGTCCGGTAAAGATGCCTACGCGCATTTCAGCAGTGGGGAGTCCGCGTCGCTGCCAGTCTTCGTTCAGGTGTTGTAACCGCTCCCCCATTGCCAGGGCGCATTCGATCGCCAATTGGGCATCCTGCGACACTTCAACCGGGGTAATGCGGTTAATGGGTACACCAAAAACTGCCAGCATGCCATCCCCCGTGAATTTGTTGATGATTCCCTGTTTCGCAATGACTTCGTGGGTAATAGCGCTCAGATATTCGTTCGAGCCAATCCAACAAATCTTCTGGTGACATTTGTTCTGAGATAGTGCTGAAGTTTTTGATGTCCGTAAACATCATGGTGGCAACAAATCTCTTTCCAGGTAGTTTGCCAGACTTAAGCAGGCGATCGCGGCTGCGCCAAAGAGCGGTTGCGATCTGGGGTGAGGTATTTTGCCCCAACAGTTTCATCATCATGATTTGCTGCCGTTGTGCCTGCTGTGCCCGATAGGAAACCACAGCGGTTGCCGTCACAATGATTCCCATCGCTGGGGACGCAACGGGTACCCAACCCTGATGCAGGAATAAGCTATAGCAGGTTGCCAGGAGCAAACTCATCGCAGCGATCGTTAACACAGCCAGCTTCACAGGATGCCGAACCACCCAGGCAAGGCTTCCCCCAACCAGCACCCAACCAGCAATCCACAACATCTCTTGCCAATCAGACCAATACCAAAGTAACGGCTGCTGATCCAGGGCAGCACTGAGAAGCTGGCTGACTACCTGAGCATGGACGACGACTCCTGGCATCGACCAGTCCCGGTGCCGTTCTCCAGCGCTGTAAGGGGTTAGGAAAACATCCTTGGCACTACGGGCAGTGGCACCTATCAGGACAATCTTATTTTTGATCCAGGTGGGATCTACCTCGCCGTTCAAAACTTGTCTCAGGCTGACCTGCCGTGCCAGGTCTCTGCGGGCGCGGTAGTTCAGTAATACCTGGTATCCGGCAGAATCGATGGTTTGGTATAACCCAGAACTCGATTCCAGGGGAATCAATTCTGCCTGTCCTAAACGCAAATAGTTGGGGTCGCGCAAGCCTGCTTCAGGGGTAATGCCCTGGGTCTGGAGATAGGCGATCGCTAATCGCAGGGAAAACGAGTAAAGCGTTGCCGTTTCCGTATCGGCAAAAAGCAACCCCCGGCGAATGACGCCATCTGCGTCCAGGGGAATGTCATTAAAGCCGACTCGGTCTTCCGGTACCCCTGGTGGTGGCGCAACGCCTAAATCCTCTTCATCCGGTATTTTGGTTATCACCCTGACATTCGGCTGCCGCAATTGCTCAGCCAGTTGTTGCTTCCCTGGTTCCTGGGGCAAATCCCGGTAAATATCAAGCCCAATGACATTCGGCTGATGTTGTTGCAGCTTTTGGAGTGCAGTTGCCACCGTCCGATCGGACAGGGGCCAGCGCTTCTGTGCCTTGATGTCGGCTTCCGTAATCGCAACGATCAGCAAGCGCGGGTCGGGGGGGGCATCAGCCCTTAGCCGCATCATCTGGTCATAGGCAGCCAATTCCAGGGGTTGTAACCAGCCCAATTGACGCAGCCCCAACAGCCCTCCTGTAACAGCCAGGCTGGTGATGCCGATCGCCAACGGCACCAGAACCAGCTTTGGCAAACTTGCCAGATGGAACCCGGTGCCCCGAATGTGAAGGAATTGTGCTTTAACAGGTGCTTTCAAGTTTTCACGACCAGTCTCAATTCTGGTTGATGAAGATATCCACAGTTGTTTAGCGATGCACCTGAATTAATCGTAAGGGTGAGTCGCCTTTCTCTATACTTCCGTTCTAGAAAGGTATACACACTCCCCACCAGCATATCCTGACAGATGCTAAACTTTTGGGAAAACACGAGACCCAGAGTTTTTGCAAAACAGAGGGGCTAAATCCTGATTTTTTGGCAGGAGAAAACCATTCTGTAGAGACAGTGATAGGTGTCCCTACAGAATGGAGGTTGCAAGGTTGATTCAGTATGACTCCAAAAGATTAAGCTGGAACAATGATTTCCCTCATTTTTTGAAAACCTTCGGGTTCGGATGGGAGGGATCAGGCGATCGCCTGATCCCTCCTACTTGAATGGGTTATTTGGCTATGATGATTTCTTTTTCAGATCTGGCTTAGGACGCTTCGATCGCTTGCAGCGGTAGGCTCAGGAGCGATGCAAAGATTCCTGATTCCTACAGTAGGGAAAGCGGTATTGCACTGAGTGATGACCAGGAGCCAGGAATTTGAACAATCTATCCATCAGTTCCTATCCCTTTTCACAGATCTCTAATCAGGTTAAAGTAGGTTCAAGCCAATAATTGGTCAATTAAAAATCTTATCAGAAAATATTAGCGTTGTCAGGATCAGGTTATTTCGACGGTAACGAGGAAACGAGAGGACATGGGTACCACGTTGCAATCTGATTCAGGATCAGTTACCCGTATTTTGCTGGTCGAAGACAACGATATTAATCGTCAGTTAATGACAGATTATTTAAAGTACTGCGGCTATGAAGTCTTTAGCGTTGCCAAGGGTGAATCCTTTGCTGCTGCAATGACTCAATTCCACCCGCATTTGGTCTTGTTAGATCTGAAACTGCCCGATATTGATGGCTATACCCTACTGCAACAGATTCAACAAACTCCAGATTGGTCAAAAATACCCGTGATTGTAGTTTCAGCCTTTGCATTTCAAGCTGATCAACAACGGGCGCTGAATTTAGGTGCTTGTCGGTACCTCGTCAAACCCGTCAAACTACCCGAACTCATTAGAGCGATTTCTGAAGAGTTAAGCTATTTAGCCGTTTAAGATTCAGTAGATCACAAAATCATTTTGGGGTAGGTAAATAGATAGCAGTGATGGGTGGAAAATGTCGTTCAACAGCCTGAGAGAGAAATTCCAACATGGTTTTAAGACCAAACAACTCACGATGAATGACTCGTCCCCCTCGCTGGGTCTGACTGACAAAGAACCACAACAAGTACACCCAGAGATTAACCAGGATAAACGCCAGTGCCACAAATAACAGGCGAACCACTGGATTCTTACTCGTGGTGCGAATGCGACACTGATTTTTAATTCTGTAGCTCGTTTCGATGCCAAAGCGCTCCCGATAATGCTGATGCAACTGATGGAGGTCAATAGTGACTCGATGCGCCACATAAAGCGCATATTGAATCCCATGCTTGCCCTTGAAGCCTTTGTAATAGGTGCACACCACTCGCATTTGACAAGTCACGGAACCATAGTTGGCACTGCTGAGGGTGTAGCGTGTCGCATAGCTTTTGCGCCCGACGAGTAATGAGCGGGTGCCTCCGGTTTTACCGCGAATCACCGCAGGCATCAAAAACGGGATGTTGAGTGCTTTGAGCCAGCGAATCACCGGCACACTGTAAAAGCCTCGGTCGAGATACAACCGTTTGACTCGAATCTTCAGAGCAGAGAGCATTGCCAACAAATAAGTCACCGTTGCCACCAAGGTTTCCTGTCGATGCACCGCATGAATTCCGAGGGTGACTCGCTTGTTGCGGCAGATGACATAAACGGTGGCATAGGCAAAAAATGTGGTGGTTCCGGCTTTGGCTTGGGAGCGATAGATATAGGGTGCTGCTGCCTCAGTTCGGTTGCCATAGTAGGGAATCAAGTGCAGGTCAATCGCGATCCGATGTCGTCTTTTGCGAATCTTGGGTGGAATTCGGCTCTGCAATGCCCCATTGAGTTGTCCCTCCAAAGCGACCATGTCATCTAACTGGTCGAGATGATAGCGAATGCCATTGCCACTGGGAACTCCTTGTAGGCGTTGAGCGGTATGCTCGATGCTATCGTGACGACTGGCTGCCCGGAGCAAAATCTCAAATAGGCTTTCGGCACTACAACTACTATCTTCGGGTACTAAAGGCAGGTGCTCTAACAAGCACTCCAAGGCTGCTTCCAGGGTTGCTTCATCACTCAAGGCAGGGGTGGAAGATAATGAGGAAGATGGGTAGGTCGTCATGGTTTGATTTCAATTGCTTTTAACCTTGACCCTACCCCTTTCCTATTCTCCTTGGCTAGAAAATTTTGTGATCTACTGAGATTAGCAATGGTCTTTTGTAAGCGGACTGCACCCTGGGATCGAGTTACTCTGGCAACTGATTATCTCTCTGTTCAGCCACAAAGGTTTCAACCAGTTGGCTCAGTTCCTGGACTGACTGACCTGCCTGGGCAATTCGGGTTTCCAGTTCCGAAACCAGCAGTGCTGCCGTTTGGAGTTGGGTCAGAGTTTGTTCAACGATATCTCGGGTTTGGGATTCCAACGCTTCAAGGTTCATGGATTTGCGTATGCAGTGTCTATTTAGATACACTAGCATGCCGTTGATTACGGATAGGGCTATTCCTGGTTTCATGGAAGTGTCTATAGATTCGTTTAAAATTGAGATGAAGCTCCTTTAATACCGAGATCTGCTTTGTGACATCTGCCAAGATTTTGCCACTGGTTCAAGACTCAGAACGCCTGGAGAGCCGTTTGAAGGAAATTCCGGCAGAACCCGGTGTTTATTACATGCGAGACGCGAATGATCAAATTCTTTACATCGGCAAGTCAAAGAAGCTGCGATCGCGGGTTCGCTCCTACTTTCGGGATAATCATTACCACAGTCCCCGAATTGCCTTAATGGTGAAGCTGGTAACGGAGATTGAATTCATCGTTACCGATACCGAAGCGGAAGCCCTGGCATTGGAAGCGAATCTGGTTAAGCAGCACCAACCCCACTTCAATGTGTTGCTCAAGGATGACAAGAAGTATCCCTGGCTTTGCATTACCTGGTCAGAGCCGTATCCCCGCATCTTTATTACCCGTAAACGAAATCTGGGTAAGGGAAAGGATCGATTCTACGGTCCTTATGTAGATGTGGGTCTGCTGCGGCGTACCCTGCATCTGGTTAAGCGCATCTTTCCCCTGCGTCAGCGTCCCCAACCGTTGTTTAAAGACCGTCCTTGCCTGAACTACGACATTGGGCGTTGTCCAGGAGTTTGTCAGGCGTTAATTAGTTCTGAGGAATATCACAAGACGGTGCAAAAGGTGGCAATGGTGTTTCAGGGACGCACCAGGGAACTGGAGGATATTCTGATGCAGCAGATGCAACAGGCAGCAGCAGCGCTCAACTTTGAACTGGCTGCCCGAATTCGGGATCAGATTGCGGGCATTAAGACGATCGCCGCTGACCAGAAGGTGTCGTTGTCGGATGATACGGTTTCGCGGGATGCGATCGCCCTGGCTGCCGATGAACAGCATGCCTGTGTCCAACTGTTCCAGATTCGGGCGGGGCGGCTGGTGGGGCGGTTGGGGTTTGTTGCCGATGCCCAATCGGGTGAGCCAGGAGCTATCCTGCAACGAGTGTTAGAGGAACACTACCAGACGGTTGACCCGGTGGAAATTCCCACTGAAATTTTGGTGCAGCATGAGTTGCCGGAAGCCGAAATTCTGGCGGAGTTTTTGACTCAGGTCAAGGGACGAAAGGTGACGATCGTCGCCCCACAACGGCAGATTAAAGCCGACCTGATCGAGATGGTGGAGCGGAATGCGGAATACGAACTCGCTCGCAATCAGCGGTTTGCTGATCGCAATAATCAAGCCATGCAAGACCTGGCAGAACTGCTCGACTTGCCCGACCTGCCCCATCGCATCGAAGGTTACGATATTTCCCATGTCCAGGGATCGGATGCGGTTGCCTCTCAAGTGGTGTTTGTGGATGGAATGCCTGCAAAACAGCACTACCGCCATTACAAGATCAAGAATCCCACAGTAACCTCCGGCCACTCGGATGACTTTGCCAGTATGGCGGAAGTCATCAGCCGTCGTTTTCGTAAGTATGCGGCGAAGAAGGAACGGGGGGAACAATTGCGGGATGAAGACAGTTCGGTGCTCGATCGCTACGTCACTGCCACTTCCGATTTTCCCGACCTGATTATGATTGATGGCGGTAAGGGGCAACTTTCTGCTGTCGTGAATGTGTTGCGCGAAATGAATCTGCTGGAGGATGTGCGGGTGGTGAGCCTTGCCAAGCAACGGGAAGAAATCTTTTTGCCAGGAGAATCTTTGCCCGTTTGCAGCGATGCGGAACAACCAGGGGTTCAACTTCTGCGGCGATTGCGGGATGAGGCACACCGCTTTGCCGTAACGTTTCACCGTCAACAGCGGAGTGATCGCATGCGGCGATCGCGGTTGGATGAAATCCCCGGTTTGGGTCAACACCGCCAGAAACAATTGCTGGCGACTTTCCGGTCGATCGACTACGTGCGCGAAGCCACCCCTGCCCAGATTGCTCAAGTACCAGGAATCGGTCCTCGGCTGGCGCAACAAATTTACGACTACTTCCATCCCAATCAGGAAAAAGGAGAATCAGAAAACCCTGTTCCAGTTGAGAGTGACGCTTAGAAAGCAGGGATCTCAGATTCCAAGTTGAACTGACATCTCCTCAATCAATTCCTTATGACATCGGGAAATGATGAAAAATCATCATCGGTGCATGAGTCATTCTATGGCTTCAAAAGCTTTTAACATCATGCCCTCACCACCCCAAGCTCGTCTAACATCATTAGGGTCAAGGATTCGAAAATTTCCGAATACTGAATTCTTCTGCAACCGCCACCCTTTCACATTCGCTATATCAGTCCAGAAAATGTGACCACCCATTGTTGGCGTTGGGATATTTGGCATTGAACCCAACTGTTCAAGAATACGACCAATCACTTCGGGATCTTGTGCTAGTTGCGTCAATACTCTAATTGCTAGATACTCTGGAATGCCAACCATAACGTCACTTCAGCTACTTGATAAACGTCAATTTCAGAGTACCCAAGTGTTTTAGGTTCACCACGCTTTCCAAAAGCTTAGACAATCAGTTGAGCCAAGTGCTTGAGAATCTGCAAAATTTCGTGCAGTTTGTTGTGGCGGGCAATGAATAGCGAGAAAGGTTCGGAAAAATCGTACTGAGGCGGATTCTGGCTCAACAATTTGATGAACATAAATAAATCGCCATCGGTTGCCATGCCATAGACCGGGCGATCGGGATGGGGATTTGCCATCATGTAAGTGAGTGCCTGAGGAATTGCAGCTGAGAAGGTGATCGATCGCTTCGACTCCACCATCGGCACCCAAAGATCTTGCTGAACCACAAGGGTATCAATTCTCCCTCGCAACACCTCATCCTGGTCTTCAACTGTGATCTCTACAGGTGGTTCTGTCGTAATGAAAAACGGTTCATCGTAAAAGCCTGCCAGTTCCAGCAATGGAAAAACCAACAGGAGCTTGACCGTTCCTTCCGATAATTCACCCTGTTCTCGATGGCGCAAATAGCGCTGGTGGTACTTATCCAGCGTCGCCTTCTCAGCTTCGGTTAAGTCTGGCAAATCCTGTCGCCACTCGGTAAAGAATTGATCATCCTCTGCCTGCACCAGCGGAAAGCGTTGCTTGAGTTGCCCTATGCTGATAACTTGCTTAGAAATCGACAGAAATATTAGACCTGTTGGGAAATAAGGGATAATAATCGGCAGTTGGTTGATGCTCTACCCATGCTGAACTTAGAACGCATTTTTCGGGATGACCGTTTGTTGCGGGCAATGACAGGACTCAATCGCAAAGCATTTGAGAACCTATTGCCTAGTTTCAATGAGGCTTACCAGCAAAGTCGGAGTAACCCCGAAGTTGTGCGTAAACGTGCCCCTGGAGGAGGGCGAAAAGCAACCTTACGAACCAGTCGCGACAAGTTGTTTTACATTTTGTTGTACTGCAAATGCTATCCCACCTTCGACTTAATGAGTGTGTTGTTTGACTTTGACCGTTCCTGTGCATGGGACTGGGTCCATGGTCTGCTCCCGGTTTTGGAGCAGGCATTAGGGCACAAGCAGGTGCTTCCCGAGCGTAAGGTGCGGAGCATGGAAGAA from Kovacikia minuta CCNUW1 carries:
- a CDS encoding HD domain-containing protein — its product is MGNHESRWEKIWQKLQAPEVPRSLLKQLVRAYSAPNRFYHNLSHIQDCLSKFDHINALATDPAEVELAIWFHDAIYNPKRNDNEQRSAIWAKAAIAQAGLHPGIAERVSDLILATEHHTEVRGRDAQVMVDIDLSILGSEENIFWQYDANIRKEYAWVPDPIFKQKRIEILRGFLSRSSIYNLEEYQARFEEKARANLERAIVRWSSSRSDG
- a CDS encoding RtcB family protein, coding for MSYETLKISTPHPVLSWANHELGGDELKMAKNVASLPFVFKHVALMPDVHLGKGALVGSVVATKDAIIPAAVGVDIGCGMCAIKTPFVADQLEGKLKQIRQDIEALIPVGFNENKTVEKDVSNWQGWRNFKDLHTGVQRLESKAMKQMGSLGGGNHFIEVCLDANNQVWLMLHSGSRNIGNMLAQNHINTGKELARLAGRQVTRSRSGILRRWNPRICRLLA
- a CDS encoding RtcB family protein, with protein sequence MAYFVAGTPEFAAYWRDLQWAQDYARMNREVMMARFQRVIEKHLVGGKPTKPLLSVNCHHNYAEKEVHYGEEVYVTRKGAVRARETDYGIIPGSMGAKSYIVKGKGNSESYCSCSHGAGRAMSRNKAKNAFTLDDLIKQTQGVECRKDEGVLDEIPAAYKSIDQVMANQSDLVEVVATLKQVVCVKG
- a CDS encoding DUF928 domain-containing protein, with amino-acid sequence MFRLKPLTASLMLLLGFVIAGMPLLAMAQNYNPPKRGLPGRREGAGTRGTCMQGQKGLMPLTPMDGFSATTSNTPTFLWYVPPTKARTAEFALLDANDQKLYQSTLNLTGEGGVVGFRVPEAVAASVLESDKDFYWQFSIICDPNQPSNNPFVEGVVQRIKPDSSLAAQLKNASPKEQATLYAGAGIWQDAIAILAHQRCINPQDSSLQTSWTNLLTSVQLKEFAQEPLTQICSSINSSTGSIQP
- a CDS encoding adenylate/guanylate cyclase domain-containing protein — protein: MLAVFGVPINRITPVEVSQDAQLAIECALAMGERLQHLNEDWQRRGLPTAEMRVGIFTGPIVAGSLGGKDRLEYGVIGDSVNIAARLESYEKDRQMSLCRILIAKDTLIYLKDRFEVEPWGLLALKGKQQMVDVYRVLGYAANCFPTSIDRPSDDRSENQTPCIDGNIQVSEAIEEI
- a CDS encoding CHASE2 domain-containing protein, which gives rise to MKAPVKAQFLHIRGTGFHLASLPKLVLVPLAIGITSLAVTGGLLGLRQLGWLQPLELAAYDQMMRLRADAPPDPRLLIVAITEADIKAQKRWPLSDRTVATALQKLQQHQPNVIGLDIYRDLPQEPGKQQLAEQLRQPNVRVITKIPDEEDLGVAPPPGVPEDRVGFNDIPLDADGVIRRGLLFADTETATLYSFSLRLAIAYLQTQGITPEAGLRDPNYLRLGQAELIPLESSSGLYQTIDSAGYQVLLNYRARRDLARQVSLRQVLNGEVDPTWIKNKIVLIGATARSAKDVFLTPYSAGERHRDWSMPGVVVHAQVVSQLLSAALDQQPLLWYWSDWQEMLWIAGWVLVGGSLAWVVRHPVKLAVLTIAAMSLLLATCYSLFLHQGWVPVASPAMGIIVTATAVVSYRAQQAQRQQIMMMKLLGQNTSPQIATALWRSRDRLLKSGKLPGKRFVATMMFTDIKNFSTISEQMSPEDLLDWLERISERYYPRSHCETGNHQQIHGGWHAGSFWCTH
- a CDS encoding response regulator; the protein is MGTTLQSDSGSVTRILLVEDNDINRQLMTDYLKYCGYEVFSVAKGESFAAAMTQFHPHLVLLDLKLPDIDGYTLLQQIQQTPDWSKIPVIVVSAFAFQADQQRALNLGACRYLVKPVKLPELIRAISEELSYLAV
- a CDS encoding ISH3 family transposase, whose translation is MTTYPSSSLSSTPALSDEATLEAALECLLEHLPLVPEDSSCSAESLFEILLRAASRHDSIEHTAQRLQGVPSGNGIRYHLDQLDDMVALEGQLNGALQSRIPPKIRKRRHRIAIDLHLIPYYGNRTEAAAPYIYRSQAKAGTTTFFAYATVYVICRNKRVTLGIHAVHRQETLVATVTYLLAMLSALKIRVKRLYLDRGFYSVPVIRWLKALNIPFLMPAVIRGKTGGTRSLLVGRKSYATRYTLSSANYGSVTCQMRVVCTYYKGFKGKHGIQYALYVAHRVTIDLHQLHQHYRERFGIETSYRIKNQCRIRTTSKNPVVRLLFVALAFILVNLWVYLLWFFVSQTQRGGRVIHRELFGLKTMLEFLSQAVERHFPPITAIYLPTPK
- the uvrC gene encoding excinuclease ABC subunit UvrC, which translates into the protein MTSAKILPLVQDSERLESRLKEIPAEPGVYYMRDANDQILYIGKSKKLRSRVRSYFRDNHYHSPRIALMVKLVTEIEFIVTDTEAEALALEANLVKQHQPHFNVLLKDDKKYPWLCITWSEPYPRIFITRKRNLGKGKDRFYGPYVDVGLLRRTLHLVKRIFPLRQRPQPLFKDRPCLNYDIGRCPGVCQALISSEEYHKTVQKVAMVFQGRTRELEDILMQQMQQAAAALNFELAARIRDQIAGIKTIAADQKVSLSDDTVSRDAIALAADEQHACVQLFQIRAGRLVGRLGFVADAQSGEPGAILQRVLEEHYQTVDPVEIPTEILVQHELPEAEILAEFLTQVKGRKVTIVAPQRQIKADLIEMVERNAEYELARNQRFADRNNQAMQDLAELLDLPDLPHRIEGYDISHVQGSDAVASQVVFVDGMPAKQHYRHYKIKNPTVTSGHSDDFASMAEVISRRFRKYAAKKERGEQLRDEDSSVLDRYVTATSDFPDLIMIDGGKGQLSAVVNVLREMNLLEDVRVVSLAKQREEIFLPGESLPVCSDAEQPGVQLLRRLRDEAHRFAVTFHRQQRSDRMRRSRLDEIPGLGQHRQKQLLATFRSIDYVREATPAQIAQVPGIGPRLAQQIYDYFHPNQEKGESENPVPVESDA
- a CDS encoding DUF3572 domain-containing protein, with protein sequence MVGIPEYLAIRVLTQLAQDPEVIGRILEQLGSMPNIPTPTMGGHIFWTDIANVKGWRLQKNSVFGNFRILDPNDVRRAWGGEGMMLKAFEAIE
- a CDS encoding type I restriction endonuclease subunit R gives rise to the protein MQAEDDQFFTEWRQDLPDLTEAEKATLDKYHQRYLRHREQGELSEGTVKLLLVFPLLELAGFYDEPFFITTEPPVEITVEDQDEVLRGRIDTLVVQQDLWVPMVESKRSITFSAAIPQALTYMMANPHPDRPVYGMATDGDLFMFIKLLSQNPPQYDFSEPFSLFIARHNKLHEILQILKHLAQLIV
- a CDS encoding helix-turn-helix domain-containing protein; this encodes MTGLNRKAFENLLPSFNEAYQQSRSNPEVVRKRAPGGGRKATLRTSRDKLFYILLYCKCYPTFDLMSVLFDFDRSCAWDWVHGLLPVLEQALGHKQVLPERKVRSMEEFLERFPEVKEVIFHGTERPVQRPKDPTNKKSITLAKRNAIPVSTSQAVREKSELSS